From the Billgrantia sulfidoxydans genome, one window contains:
- the aceE gene encoding pyruvate dehydrogenase (acetyl-transferring), homodimeric type → MSLEAREDFDPVETTEWLDSLESVLDREGEERARYLLTRLADRLRRDGMQAPFSVTTPHRNTIPVHREAPMPGDLFMERRIRSLIRYNAIAQVIRNNRANPGLGGHIASFMSAATLYDVGFNHFFRAPNGDFEGDLVYIQGHVAPGVYARAYLEGRLTEAQMDKYRQEVDGDGLSSYPHPWLMPDFWQFPTVSMGLGPIQAIYQAHVMKYLDSRELRSMHDRKIWCFMGDGECDEPESLGAIHLASREKLDNLIFVINCNLQRLDGPVRGNGRIIDELEGVFRGAGWNVLKVVWGRLWDPLFEKDKKGILQKRMDEAVDGEYQNYKAIDGGYTREHFFGKYPETAEMVKDMSDEDIWRLNRGGHDPFKVYAAYHEAVNNANGRPTVILAHTVKGYGMGSGEGEASMEAHQVKTMEYEALRKFRDRFGIPLTDEQLKEVPYYKPDDDSPELKYMHLQRERLGGYLPQRRSDFEALTIPSLEDKTFATQLAGSKGREISTTMAFVRILNGLVKDKKIGQQVVPIVPDEARTFGMEGMFRQLGIYTSEGQKYEPVDKGQIMFYREDKKGQILEEGITEAGAMSAWIAAATSYSNHNLPLLPFYIYYSMFGFQRIGDLAWAAGDLQARGFLVGGTAGRTTLNGEGLQHQDGHSHLQAATIPNCRSYDPTYAHEVAVIVQDGLKRMFADKENCFYYLTVMNENYEHPELENVPADDIIKGMYLLREHRGDKGHVQLLGSGTILREVEAAAKMLAEEWGVGADVWSVTSFNELRREALLLEREAFVNAADEPVKPHVTRCLEGREGPVIASTDYMRLFADQVRAWVPTDYHVLGTDGYGRSDTREKLRHFFEVDRYFVTVAALKALADRGELDRKVVAEAIKKYGIDPNKPNPLTS, encoded by the coding sequence ATGAGTCTGGAGGCAAGAGAAGATTTCGATCCGGTCGAAACCACGGAATGGCTGGATTCCCTGGAATCGGTCCTGGATCGTGAGGGCGAGGAACGCGCCCGGTACCTGCTGACGCGCCTGGCCGACCGGCTGCGCCGCGACGGCATGCAGGCACCCTTCTCGGTGACGACGCCGCATCGCAACACCATCCCGGTGCATCGTGAAGCCCCGATGCCGGGCGACCTGTTCATGGAGCGGCGTATCCGCTCACTGATTCGCTATAACGCCATCGCCCAGGTCATCCGCAACAACCGCGCCAACCCGGGGCTCGGCGGCCACATCGCCAGCTTCATGTCCGCCGCCACGCTCTACGACGTCGGCTTCAATCACTTCTTCCGAGCGCCCAACGGCGACTTCGAGGGCGACCTGGTCTACATCCAGGGCCACGTGGCGCCGGGCGTGTACGCGCGCGCCTACCTGGAAGGACGCCTCACCGAGGCGCAGATGGACAAGTATCGCCAGGAAGTCGACGGTGACGGCCTCTCCTCCTATCCGCATCCCTGGCTGATGCCGGACTTCTGGCAGTTCCCCACTGTCTCCATGGGCCTCGGGCCGATCCAGGCGATCTACCAGGCCCACGTGATGAAGTACCTCGATTCGCGCGAGCTCAGGAGCATGCACGATCGCAAGATCTGGTGCTTCATGGGCGACGGCGAGTGCGACGAGCCGGAATCGCTGGGCGCCATTCACCTGGCCAGCCGCGAGAAGCTCGACAACCTGATCTTCGTCATCAACTGCAACCTGCAGCGCCTGGACGGCCCGGTGCGCGGCAACGGCCGCATCATCGACGAACTCGAAGGGGTCTTCCGCGGTGCCGGCTGGAACGTGCTCAAGGTGGTCTGGGGCCGGCTGTGGGACCCGCTGTTCGAGAAGGACAAGAAGGGCATCCTGCAGAAGCGCATGGACGAGGCGGTCGACGGCGAGTACCAGAACTACAAGGCCATCGACGGCGGCTACACCCGCGAGCACTTCTTCGGCAAGTACCCGGAAACCGCCGAGATGGTCAAGGACATGTCCGACGAGGACATCTGGCGCCTGAACCGCGGCGGCCACGATCCGTTCAAGGTCTACGCCGCCTATCACGAGGCAGTGAACAACGCCAACGGCCGCCCCACCGTGATCCTGGCGCACACCGTCAAGGGCTACGGCATGGGCAGCGGCGAGGGCGAGGCTTCGATGGAAGCCCATCAGGTCAAGACCATGGAGTACGAGGCGCTGCGCAAGTTCCGCGACCGCTTCGGTATCCCGCTGACCGACGAGCAGCTCAAGGAGGTGCCGTACTATAAGCCGGACGACGACTCGCCCGAGCTCAAGTACATGCACCTGCAGCGCGAGCGCCTGGGCGGCTACCTGCCGCAGCGCCGCAGCGACTTCGAGGCGCTGACGATCCCCAGCCTCGAGGACAAGACCTTCGCCACCCAGCTGGCCGGTTCCAAGGGGCGCGAGATCTCCACTACCATGGCCTTCGTGCGTATCCTCAACGGCCTGGTGAAGGACAAGAAGATCGGCCAGCAGGTGGTGCCGATCGTGCCCGACGAGGCGCGCACCTTCGGCATGGAGGGCATGTTCCGCCAGCTCGGCATCTACACCTCCGAAGGCCAGAAGTACGAGCCCGTCGACAAGGGCCAGATCATGTTCTACCGCGAGGACAAGAAGGGCCAGATCCTCGAGGAGGGCATCACCGAGGCCGGCGCGATGTCGGCGTGGATCGCCGCGGCCACCTCGTACAGCAACCACAACCTGCCGCTGCTGCCGTTCTACATCTACTACTCGATGTTCGGCTTCCAGCGCATCGGCGACCTGGCCTGGGCCGCCGGCGACCTGCAGGCGCGGGGCTTCCTGGTCGGCGGCACCGCCGGGCGCACCACGCTCAACGGCGAGGGCCTGCAGCACCAGGACGGCCACAGCCACCTGCAGGCGGCGACCATCCCCAACTGCCGCAGCTACGACCCGACCTACGCCCACGAGGTCGCGGTGATCGTCCAGGATGGCCTGAAGCGCATGTTCGCCGACAAGGAGAACTGCTTCTACTACCTGACGGTGATGAACGAGAACTACGAGCACCCCGAGCTCGAGAACGTGCCGGCCGATGACATCATCAAGGGCATGTACCTGCTGCGCGAGCACCGAGGCGACAAGGGCCACGTGCAACTGCTCGGCTCCGGCACCATCCTGCGCGAGGTGGAAGCCGCCGCCAAGATGCTCGCCGAGGAGTGGGGCGTGGGCGCCGACGTGTGGAGCGTAACCAGCTTCAACGAGCTGCGCCGCGAGGCCCTGCTGCTCGAACGCGAGGCGTTCGTCAACGCCGCCGACGAGCCGGTCAAGCCCCACGTCACCCGCTGCCTGGAAGGGCGCGAGGGGCCGGTCATCGCCTCCACCGACTACATGCGGCTGTTCGCCGATCAGGTCCGCGCCTGGGTGCCGACCGACTACCATGTACTGGGAACCGACGGCTACGGCCGCTCCGACACCCGCGAGAAGCTGCGCCACTTCTTCGAGGTCGATCGCTACTTCGTGACCGTGGCGGCGCTCAAGGCCCTGGCCGATCGCGGCGAGCTGGATCGCAAGGTCGTCGCCGAGGCGATCAAGAAGTACGGCATCGACCCCAACAAGCCCAATCCGCTGACGAGCTGA
- the aceF gene encoding pyruvate dehydrogenase complex dihydrolipoyllysine-residue acetyltransferase → MSSEIIKVPDIGGSEDVEIIEIAVSEGDVIEPEDTLITLESDKASMDVPSPKGGKVVRVLVKEGDTVSEGDDIVELEVEGGGSDGGGEKAEAKREEAPKESPAAEEKPAAKKSSGGGKRTVEIKVPDLGGSENVEVIEVAVAEGDEVSEEDPLITLESDKASMDVPSPHSGKLVSLTVKEGDTVSEGDVIGTMEIAGEGGEEAEPEAVETTAEPAEQAEAPAEEEATSGEPERKEIRVPDLSGSSDVPVIEIAVSAGDEVNEEDPLITLESDKASMDVPSPYKGKLIELTVKEGDTVSEGDLIGYIEVVGAKPRAATPKASKAPSEPSEKPASPTQAKPTPAGTPSPEAQMAAHKPRDGKLVHAGPAVRMLARELGVDLGLVKPSGPKERVLKEDVHAYVKQVMAGQAKAPAAAPAASGGAGIPPVPDQDFSQFGEIEEKPMGRLLKMGATNLHRSWLNVPHVTQFDEADITELEAFRKSMKAEAEAQGAKLTPLPFLIKACAFALRKFPQFNVSLKSDGETLVWKKYVHIGVAVDTPDGLMVPVIRDADKKSLIDLAKESVELAGKAQSKKLKREEMTGGCFTISSLGSIGGTAFTPIVNAPEVAILGVSKAQMKPVWNGADFEPRLMMPLSLSYDHRAVNGADAARFTAFLAAALSDIRRLLM, encoded by the coding sequence TTGAGTAGCGAAATCATCAAAGTTCCCGACATCGGCGGCAGCGAAGATGTCGAAATCATCGAAATCGCCGTATCCGAAGGCGACGTCATCGAGCCCGAGGACACCCTGATCACGCTGGAGTCGGACAAGGCCAGCATGGACGTGCCGTCGCCCAAGGGCGGCAAGGTCGTTCGTGTGCTGGTGAAGGAGGGCGACACCGTCTCCGAGGGCGACGACATCGTCGAGCTCGAGGTGGAAGGTGGCGGCAGCGATGGCGGCGGCGAGAAGGCCGAGGCCAAGCGAGAAGAGGCGCCCAAGGAATCCCCGGCCGCCGAAGAGAAGCCGGCGGCGAAGAAATCCTCCGGCGGCGGCAAGCGTACCGTCGAGATCAAGGTGCCGGATCTGGGCGGTTCCGAGAACGTCGAGGTCATCGAAGTGGCGGTCGCCGAGGGCGATGAGGTGAGCGAGGAGGACCCGCTCATCACCCTGGAGTCGGACAAGGCCTCCATGGACGTGCCCAGCCCCCATAGCGGTAAGCTGGTGTCCCTCACCGTCAAGGAGGGCGATACCGTTTCCGAGGGCGACGTGATCGGCACCATGGAGATCGCCGGCGAAGGCGGCGAAGAGGCCGAGCCGGAAGCCGTCGAGACCACCGCGGAGCCCGCCGAGCAGGCCGAGGCCCCCGCCGAGGAGGAGGCGACGAGCGGCGAGCCCGAGCGCAAGGAGATCCGCGTGCCCGATCTCTCCGGTTCCAGCGACGTGCCGGTCATCGAGATCGCCGTCAGCGCCGGCGACGAGGTGAACGAGGAGGACCCGCTGATCACCCTGGAGTCCGACAAGGCCTCCATGGACGTGCCGAGCCCCTACAAGGGCAAGCTGATCGAACTCACCGTCAAGGAGGGCGACACCGTCTCCGAGGGCGACCTGATCGGCTATATCGAGGTGGTTGGGGCCAAGCCGCGGGCGGCCACGCCCAAGGCCAGCAAGGCGCCGAGCGAGCCCAGCGAAAAGCCGGCTTCGCCCACCCAGGCCAAGCCGACCCCGGCCGGTACGCCGAGCCCCGAGGCGCAGATGGCGGCCCACAAACCGCGCGACGGCAAGCTGGTCCACGCCGGCCCCGCGGTGCGCATGCTGGCCCGCGAACTCGGCGTCGACCTGGGGCTGGTCAAGCCGAGCGGGCCCAAGGAGCGAGTGCTCAAGGAGGACGTCCACGCCTACGTCAAGCAGGTGATGGCAGGCCAGGCCAAGGCGCCTGCTGCCGCGCCGGCGGCGAGTGGCGGCGCGGGCATCCCGCCGGTACCGGACCAGGACTTCAGCCAGTTCGGTGAAATCGAAGAGAAGCCGATGGGGCGTCTGCTCAAGATGGGCGCCACCAACCTTCACCGCAGCTGGCTCAACGTGCCTCACGTGACCCAGTTCGACGAGGCCGACATCACCGAGCTGGAAGCCTTCCGCAAGTCGATGAAGGCCGAGGCCGAGGCCCAGGGCGCCAAGCTCACCCCGCTGCCGTTCCTGATCAAGGCGTGTGCCTTCGCCCTGCGCAAGTTCCCCCAGTTCAACGTCAGCCTGAAGAGCGACGGCGAGACCCTGGTGTGGAAGAAGTACGTCCACATCGGCGTTGCCGTGGATACCCCGGACGGCCTGATGGTGCCGGTGATTCGCGACGCCGACAAGAAGTCGCTGATCGACCTGGCCAAGGAGAGCGTCGAGCTGGCCGGCAAGGCGCAGTCTAAGAAGCTCAAGCGCGAGGAGATGACCGGCGGCTGCTTCACCATCTCGAGCCTGGGCTCCATCGGCGGTACCGCCTTCACGCCGATCGTCAACGCCCCGGAGGTGGCCATCCTCGGCGTCTCCAAGGCGCAGATGAAGCCGGTGTGGAACGGTGCCGACTTCGAACCGCGGCTGATGATGCCGCTGTCGCTCTCCTACGACCACCGGGCGGTGAACGGGGCCGATGCCGCGCGCTTCACCGCCTTCCTGGCGGCGGCGCTGAGTGACATCCGGCGACTGCTGATGTAA